AACCTGTGAAATTAAGGAAGAATGAAAATGGCGATTGTTTATGCCCTTTATGTAAAACTGTTTTAAAATTTTCACCACGAGAACCGGTACAAGTTGTGGATGGTAAATTAAAACAAGGTACAGAGGCACATTATATATGCGAGTCTTGTAAAATGGTTTATCGGCCATTAGTAAATACAGAGTATTATCAATGTTATTCAGAGTAAGGGATAACCTCCATCAACGAATGTTGATGGAGGTTTATTTTTTTTTGTTGATTGGGAAAGCATATCAAAATAAAATTAACAATTCCATAACATTTCTGTAACAAATTTTTTGCTGTTTTATTTTAGAATAAGACCATAGAAAGAAACAAATTCAGGAGGCAGAAAATGAAAAGCTTTGGCAAATCGAAATTATTAACAACATTATTGGTCCTAATGATAGGTTTAATGATGGTTGCAGGATGTGGTTCAAATAGTGGTGACAAAACTGCAAATCAAGCAGCAGAAGTATCAGGAAAAGTAAGTGCTTCAGGGTCTACCGCATTATTACCTTTATTAAAGCCAGCGCAAGAAGAATTTCATAAGATGTATGATAAAGTTACGGTAAATATTGCTGGCGGCGGATCTTTTACAGGAATGAATCAAGTATCTGAAGGTACTGTGAATATTGGAAATTCTGATGTAGCATTACCGACAGAATTTAAAGACAAAGGGATTGTAGATCATAAAGTGGTAGTTTTACCATTTGTATTTATTACCAATAAAGACGTAACAGTAGATAATTTAACAGAGCAGCAAACAGTTGATATTTTAACTGGCAAAATAACAAACTGGAAGGAAGTAGGCGGACAGGATAAAGCGATTACAATTATTCATCGTGCTAAATCTTCCGGTTCCAGAGCAACGATTACAGAAACAGTGCTAAAAGGTGCAGCATTTACTGATCAAGCAGTAATCCAAGATTCAAATGGTGCGGTAAAAGCAGCAATCGCCAATACACCAGGTGCAATTGGTTATGTAGATGCACCTTATGCAGATGGAAGTGTGAAAACATTAGATTATAATGGTGTGAAATATTCACCTGAAGCAGTGACTAGTGGCAAATATCCTGTATACTCTTATGGACATATGTATACGAAAGGTGAAGCAACGGGAGCTACGAAAGCATTTATTGATTATGTAATGAGCGCTGATTTCCAAAATACCTACGTGGAAAAAACAGGCTTCATTCCAATCACCAAAATGCCGAAATAAAATGTTTCATATAGAATGGCTGCACGATTAAATTTGCAGCCATTCTTATCATTTCAGAAAAATGAAGGAGAACACCTATGGATAATCACAATCTGAAATTGATGTACGATAAATATGTCAAATATTTATTTATTACCTGTGCAGGATTAATGGCGGTAATCATTTTTTCAATCATTTTTTTTGTTGGAAAACAAGGGCTTTTAACGTTTACGGAGGTAAGTCCATTCGAATTCTTTAGTAGTGCTAAATGGGATCCGTGGGAACATCAATTTGGTGCATTTAGCTTTATTTTTGGCTCGGTAGTTGTAACTTTGCTTGCCATTGTTTTTGGAGCTCCATTGGGATTGACAGGGGCGGTATTTATGGCAAAGATTGCTCCTAAATGGCTTCGCGATTTAATGAGACCAGCAACGGATTTGTATGTGGCAATTCCTTCAGTTGTTTACGGTTACTTGGGACTTATGCTTCTTGTACCGTTTTTACGTGACTTTTTTCAAGTAAATACGGGTTTTGGGCTTATGGCAGCAGCGATGATTTTAGCAATTATGATTTTGCCAACGATTATTAGCATATGTGAAGATGCAATACGTGCAGTTCCAAAACCGCTGGAGGAAGCTTCCTTGGCTTTAGGCGCAACGCGCTGGCAGACGTTGTGGAAAGTTGTAATTCCAGCAGCGCTACCTGGAATATTAACTGCGATTATCCTCGCAATGGCGAGAGCGATTGGGGAAACGATGGCAGTACAAATGCTAATTGGTAATACACCAGTAGTAGCAACGAATTTATTTACGCCGACGTCTACATTGACAAGTAATATCGTTGTCGAAATGGGGAATACTCCATTTGGTTCGGCTTGGGGAAATTCACTATTTTTAATGGCACTTGTCTTACTGGTAATTTCATTGGGAATGATTTTATTAATTAGAAAAATTGGTGCAAGGAGGCTAGCTTAGATGAATGCGAAGATAGTAGATAAAATTGCCACTGTTTGTATGTGGTTTGCAGGTGTTGTCATCCTTGGCATCTTAGTAGCTTTTTTAGGGTATATTTTATATAAAGGGTTACCTGTTTTATCATTTGATTTTATTTTAGGTAAACCGAGTGATATTGAATCTGGTGG
This genomic interval from Selenobaculum gibii contains the following:
- the pstC gene encoding phosphate ABC transporter permease subunit PstC → MDNHNLKLMYDKYVKYLFITCAGLMAVIIFSIIFFVGKQGLLTFTEVSPFEFFSSAKWDPWEHQFGAFSFIFGSVVVTLLAIVFGAPLGLTGAVFMAKIAPKWLRDLMRPATDLYVAIPSVVYGYLGLMLLVPFLRDFFQVNTGFGLMAAAMILAIMILPTIISICEDAIRAVPKPLEEASLALGATRWQTLWKVVIPAALPGILTAIILAMARAIGETMAVQMLIGNTPVVATNLFTPTSTLTSNIVVEMGNTPFGSAWGNSLFLMALVLLVISLGMILLIRKIGARRLA
- a CDS encoding phosphate ABC transporter substrate-binding protein; its protein translation is MKSFGKSKLLTTLLVLMIGLMMVAGCGSNSGDKTANQAAEVSGKVSASGSTALLPLLKPAQEEFHKMYDKVTVNIAGGGSFTGMNQVSEGTVNIGNSDVALPTEFKDKGIVDHKVVVLPFVFITNKDVTVDNLTEQQTVDILTGKITNWKEVGGQDKAITIIHRAKSSGSRATITETVLKGAAFTDQAVIQDSNGAVKAAIANTPGAIGYVDAPYADGSVKTLDYNGVKYSPEAVTSGKYPVYSYGHMYTKGEATGATKAFIDYVMSADFQNTYVEKTGFIPITKMPK